The genomic segment AAAATGCGATCCCGAAGAATCCTTTTTCACTCAACCAAAGATCGGCATTCCACAGCCCAATAATCAGTAAAGCAACACATAGCAGGGTAGAGAACCAACTTAGTCCATAATACAACTCGGTTACAGGTAAGCCTTCCTGTTTATCTCTCACACTTTTCTGTACAGAAATTACGGCAAATAGACCAAACATGATTATGGTGAAATAATACCCTTTTTCGTTCAGTTGCATTTCTGAATTCCACAGTCCTATGAAATAACTGGTGAGTCCCGTAAGAAAGATAAGCCATGTGGTTATTACA from the Flavobacteriales bacterium genome contains:
- the yiaA gene encoding inner membrane protein YiaA, whose protein sequence is MTTWLIFLTGLTSYFIGLWNSEMQLNEKGYYFTIIMFGLFAVISVQKSVRDKQEGLPVTELYYGLSWFSTLLCVALLIIGLWNADLWLSEKGFFGIAFLLALFGAITIQKNVRDNSTK